In Sporosarcina psychrophila, a genomic segment contains:
- a CDS encoding Gfo/Idh/MocA family protein, protein MKKTTFALVGTGIVGERIINQLRNNESATIIALFDENDERLSEMADTYGLFAASSYEEVLAMKPDWIYIGTPPISHAALSTAAISKGLNVLCEKPLAHDVTDGLVMASAAENSKIQTAMHFPLMYSSSVRHMMKLVNEGEIGQIIRIELQTYFPHWPRLWQQNPWIASRKQGGFTREVFPHYLQLMYRMFGQLAITSHQTVYPEDETLAETSVLTIGKTADDIPVFLNGVSGIGQQEELSYTVYGDEGVLKLRNWSELSMAQKDSPFEILTSFDTVKTLTDECIAAANGETALLVSFDEGLEIQKLIDHLLT, encoded by the coding sequence ATGAAGAAAACTACATTTGCCCTCGTTGGTACAGGTATTGTTGGCGAGCGAATCATCAATCAATTACGCAATAACGAATCTGCAACAATTATTGCCTTGTTTGATGAAAATGATGAACGACTTTCTGAAATGGCGGATACATACGGATTATTTGCGGCATCCTCTTATGAGGAGGTTTTGGCGATGAAACCTGACTGGATCTATATTGGAACTCCACCCATATCGCATGCTGCACTGAGTACGGCAGCGATTTCAAAAGGCTTGAATGTGCTTTGTGAAAAACCACTTGCACACGATGTGACAGATGGATTAGTTATGGCTTCGGCTGCAGAGAACAGTAAAATTCAAACGGCAATGCATTTTCCGCTCATGTATAGTTCGTCCGTTCGTCATATGATGAAACTAGTTAATGAAGGTGAAATTGGTCAAATCATTCGAATTGAACTACAAACTTATTTCCCGCATTGGCCACGTTTATGGCAACAAAATCCGTGGATCGCTTCGCGAAAACAAGGCGGCTTTACACGAGAAGTATTCCCGCATTACCTTCAACTTATGTACAGGATGTTTGGTCAACTTGCGATTACTTCCCACCAAACCGTTTATCCTGAAGATGAAACGCTTGCGGAAACGAGTGTCCTTACAATCGGAAAAACCGCGGATGACATTCCGGTCTTCTTGAATGGTGTTTCGGGAATCGGTCAACAAGAAGAACTGTCCTATACAGTATATGGAGATGAAGGTGTTCTGAAACTGCGCAATTGGTCGGAACTTAGCATGGCACAAAAAGACAGTCCTTTTGAGATATTGACTTCCTTCGATACAGTGAAAACGCTTACGGATGAGTGCATTGCGGCAGCTAACGGTGAAACTGCGCTACTTGTGTCATTTGATGAAGGACTTGAAATACAAAAATTGATTGATCACCTTTTGACCTGA
- a CDS encoding DNA-3-methyladenine glycosylase family protein — translation MDVQFSLPYVYDFDRAIIRLAGDPVNSVDLQSRIVRIPMEEGNNITLQSTGTKQLPAFIVGNAIDDSQIETVKSIFHFDKPLDAIGLHFAGTDLGPLFLECEGTPLVKSFSLYGTLMKSIIHQQLNLSFSHTLTQRFVESFGEMVDDVWRYPSPERIASLDVSVLRDLQFSTRKAEYVIGLSQSIAEGTLDLEQFRKMDDDEVTSKLVAYRGVGPWTAQGFLMSGLGRPNLFPLADIGLQNALKQVWKMDRKPTQDEMLARFPEWSPYLSYAAHYLWHSIE, via the coding sequence ATCGACGTTCAATTTTCATTGCCTTATGTCTATGATTTCGATCGGGCAATTATTCGGTTGGCAGGGGACCCGGTGAATTCTGTGGATTTGCAAAGCCGCATAGTGCGCATCCCTATGGAAGAGGGAAATAATATCACGTTGCAAAGTACAGGCACGAAACAACTACCTGCATTTATAGTGGGAAATGCAATTGATGATAGTCAAATTGAAACGGTTAAATCAATCTTTCATTTTGATAAACCGTTGGATGCAATCGGGTTACATTTTGCGGGAACAGATCTTGGGCCGCTATTTCTTGAGTGTGAAGGAACCCCGCTTGTTAAAAGTTTTTCATTATATGGAACACTAATGAAAAGCATCATTCACCAGCAACTCAATTTGTCGTTCTCACATACGTTGACGCAACGTTTTGTAGAATCATTTGGGGAGATGGTCGATGACGTCTGGCGTTATCCATCCCCTGAGCGTATTGCGTCGCTTGACGTCTCAGTACTTCGAGACCTGCAGTTTAGCACGCGTAAGGCTGAATATGTCATTGGCTTGTCGCAATCGATTGCAGAGGGGACGCTTGACCTTGAGCAGTTCAGGAAAATGGATGACGATGAAGTAACTTCAAAACTTGTTGCTTACCGTGGTGTAGGACCTTGGACTGCACAAGGTTTCCTAATGTCTGGGCTCGGACGTCCAAATTTATTCCCACTGGCGGATATTGGTTTGCAAAACGCATTGAAGCAGGTGTGGAAGATGGATCGTAAGCCCACGCAAGATGAAATGCTTGCCCGTTTTCCAGAGTGGTCACCGTACCTAAGTTATGCAGCACATTATCTGTGGCACAGTATTGAGTGA
- a CDS encoding tyrosine-type recombinase/integrase, protein MGGLYQNQDLVICTNTGTMQDPRNVIRAMKRIVKEAKVTAIRFHDMRHTHASILIAEGVDVVKIAARLGHTNPKITLEFYAHLLPKSHSDVADIFHNAIRKHTDDLQ, encoded by the coding sequence GTGGGTGGCCTATACCAAAATCAAGACTTAGTGATTTGTACGAATACGGGAACCATGCAAGATCCGCGAAATGTAATCCGAGCCATGAAGCGCATTGTAAAAGAGGCTAAAGTGACAGCGATCCGCTTTCATGATATGCGGCACACGCATGCTTCCATCTTGATAGCGGAAGGAGTCGACGTTGTTAAAATAGCGGCTCGACTTGGACATACAAATCCCAAAATTACGTTAGAATTTTATGCCCATCTATTACCTAAATCACATAGTGACGTTGCAGATATTTTCCACAATGCGATTCGAAAACATACGGATGACCTGCAATAA
- a CDS encoding helix-turn-helix domain-containing protein — protein sequence MDIGQLIRTEWLKQNMKQENLANNICSISHLSKIEHGVTMPSDAVLQQLLQRLNISLESVTAHSSPEQFIQFREHFQDVINRRDKPGAESLCEEIHSYLKAHPLYDYQFDLSLMENRLLLMTSADVIAIQSNLDISATINCEPSHNHRNCVYYNFAAHTYT from the coding sequence TTGGACATTGGACAACTCATTCGAACGGAATGGCTGAAGCAAAACATGAAGCAAGAGAATCTGGCAAATAATATTTGTTCTATTTCTCACTTGAGTAAAATCGAACATGGAGTGACAATGCCAAGTGATGCGGTTCTGCAACAGTTACTGCAAAGGTTGAATATATCGTTAGAAAGTGTAACTGCACACTCGTCTCCTGAACAATTTATACAGTTTCGCGAACATTTCCAAGATGTGATTAATCGGCGTGATAAGCCAGGAGCAGAGTCGCTTTGTGAGGAGATCCATAGCTATTTGAAGGCACATCCACTCTATGACTATCAATTCGACCTATCACTGATGGAAAACCGATTGCTACTCATGACTTCAGCTGATGTTATCGCTATCCAAAGCAACCTAGATATTTCAGCAACTATAAACTGTGAACCTTCACATAACCACCGCAATTGTGTGTATTATAATTTCGCAGCACACACTTATACCTAA
- a CDS encoding serine hydrolase domain-containing protein, translating into MMKRFMLIAVVFLILTGCKQNVVVENQNMEDVYFTQEKYFPTNEWRKSTPEAQGMDTEKLMVFFNEVNEKATGTNSVILTRNGYIVAEKYSEGYTPEIKQRIYSATKSITSALIGIAVDQGILKLEERVVDIFSEKDIQNLDSDKNQITVKDLLSMRSGLEYDNSNDSGSDDVMIWEVKDPVSFLLNKPMRVSPDTQYHYSSGDSFLLTAILQKKSGMKTVEFADTYLFEPLNIQNREFVERDNIAVGGNGLIMTPRDMAKIGFLYLNEGKWDGETLISEQWIEESTKKSSEDRFIYFRGSHYGYQWVIDEIEGHYVYSAQGGYGQYIYVIPDLEIVAVFTSGYDAPETNNKLKDSVKFIVNAAVSEEALASNNEKYNSLESIKLENRVKDEREKQSMPPKDIKKIDEQSYVFDSNELGWKELRLSFKGKNEAALKVWLHDGIEEDLSIALGDTPLISQTTFGVISVSRQWKDENTLILYIDHLEYLYNYSIEIRFEDNYELIEVKEIWEDVEYNSFEGKKK; encoded by the coding sequence ATGATGAAAAGGTTTATGTTAATCGCTGTGGTTTTCCTCATCTTAACTGGATGTAAACAAAATGTAGTTGTCGAAAATCAAAACATGGAAGATGTATACTTTACGCAAGAAAAATACTTTCCAACAAACGAGTGGAGGAAATCCACTCCTGAAGCTCAAGGAATGGACACGGAAAAGTTGATGGTTTTTTTTAATGAGGTCAATGAAAAAGCAACTGGAACTAATAGTGTAATCCTTACTAGAAATGGTTATATTGTTGCTGAAAAATATAGTGAGGGATACACACCTGAAATAAAGCAGCGAATCTATTCAGCTACTAAAAGTATAACCTCAGCTCTCATCGGCATTGCAGTAGATCAGGGGATCCTCAAATTGGAAGAGCGTGTCGTGGATATCTTCTCGGAGAAAGATATTCAGAACCTAGACAGTGATAAAAATCAAATTACTGTTAAGGATTTGTTGTCCATGCGATCTGGACTTGAGTATGATAATAGTAATGATAGTGGTAGCGATGATGTAATGATTTGGGAAGTGAAAGATCCAGTGTCATTTCTTTTAAATAAACCAATGAGAGTTTCACCTGATACTCAATACCATTATAGTTCTGGAGATTCTTTTTTATTGACAGCAATCCTTCAGAAAAAGTCAGGCATGAAAACAGTAGAGTTCGCAGATACATATCTTTTTGAACCGCTTAACATACAAAATAGAGAATTTGTAGAGAGAGATAATATCGCAGTAGGTGGCAATGGGCTAATAATGACACCACGTGACATGGCGAAAATAGGTTTTTTATATTTAAATGAAGGTAAATGGGATGGGGAAACACTTATATCCGAGCAATGGATTGAAGAATCAACCAAAAAGTCATCAGAAGATCGATTTATTTATTTTAGAGGAAGTCATTATGGTTATCAGTGGGTTATTGATGAAATAGAGGGTCATTATGTTTACTCTGCTCAGGGGGGATACGGACAATATATATATGTTATCCCTGATTTAGAGATTGTTGCAGTATTTACATCGGGATATGATGCACCTGAAACTAACAATAAATTAAAAGACAGTGTAAAGTTCATTGTGAATGCGGCTGTATCAGAAGAGGCTCTTGCATCAAATAATGAAAAATACAATTCACTTGAGTCGATAAAGTTGGAAAATAGAGTGAAGGATGAGAGAGAGAAACAATCTATGCCCCCTAAGGACATAAAAAAAATTGATGAGCAAAGCTATGTCTTCGATTCCAATGAATTAGGGTGGAAAGAGCTACGTCTATCATTTAAAGGTAAAAATGAAGCTGCGTTAAAAGTATGGCTACATGATGGCATTGAGGAGGATTTATCAATTGCTTTAGGTGATACCCCTTTAATTAGCCAAACTACCTTTGGGGTAATTTCGGTAAGTAGACAGTGGAAAGATGAAAATACACTCATCTTATATATAGATCATCTGGAATATTTGTATAATTACTCCATTGAAATTCGTTTTGAGGATAATTACGAGTTAATTGAGGTGAAGGAAATATGGGAGGATGTTGAATACAACAGTTTTGAAGGAAAAAAGAAATAA
- a CDS encoding S-layer homology domain-containing protein yields the protein MRKVLSILLTFVLLLSLAPQTKANNVGFKDVPKSHPNYTEIMYLLEKGVIEPAEKFGVNQKVTREEVAITVAKAIGLDGKKTKTKFKDVPESRHSSGYINSAVRAGIINGYPDGTFKPTQQVTRGHMAAFIANAFKLTNQADIKFKDAPKGSTSYVAVRKLAGANITSGYPDGTFKPNEGLSRAHISAFLARAMNPAFRRASESYYGEWIINQVQAYGVGTYSSEDAESLLGKSLTFTANKASCFGDKPSDIVKVATNPIYTETIIPASDFVEKHRIPFDLLGLKAPITEINVSDSKGHVSTFFIKDENTLIISGGGTYFELIRKVSKN from the coding sequence ATGAGAAAAGTATTATCTATTTTGTTGACATTCGTATTATTGCTTTCACTAGCTCCGCAGACGAAGGCTAACAATGTTGGTTTTAAAGACGTGCCTAAAAGCCATCCGAATTACACAGAAATTATGTATCTACTGGAAAAGGGGGTTATTGAGCCTGCTGAAAAGTTTGGGGTTAATCAAAAAGTCACACGAGAAGAAGTTGCAATAACGGTTGCTAAGGCAATTGGACTTGATGGAAAGAAAACCAAAACGAAGTTTAAAGACGTACCGGAGAGTAGGCATTCTTCGGGTTATATTAATTCAGCAGTCAGGGCTGGAATTATTAATGGATATCCAGACGGTACATTTAAACCGACACAACAAGTAACAAGAGGTCATATGGCAGCCTTTATAGCAAATGCCTTTAAATTGACCAATCAAGCAGATATAAAATTTAAAGATGCTCCTAAAGGATCAACTTCATATGTTGCTGTCAGGAAGTTAGCAGGAGCCAATATAACCTCGGGCTATCCGGATGGTACATTTAAACCGAATGAGGGTCTATCTAGAGCACATATATCTGCATTTCTTGCGAGAGCGATGAATCCGGCTTTTCGCCGTGCTTCAGAGTCGTACTATGGTGAGTGGATTATTAATCAAGTTCAAGCTTATGGAGTAGGTACTTATAGTAGTGAGGATGCAGAAAGTTTATTAGGGAAAAGTTTAACTTTTACAGCTAATAAAGCAAGTTGTTTTGGAGATAAACCTTCAGATATAGTAAAGGTGGCTACCAATCCAATTTACACCGAAACGATTATTCCAGCAAGTGATTTCGTAGAAAAACATCGTATCCCTTTTGATCTTTTAGGTCTCAAAGCACCTATTACAGAAATTAATGTTTCAGATTCAAAAGGCCATGTTTCTACATTCTTCATAAAAGATGAAAATACATTAATTATATCCGGTGGTGGCACATATTTTGAGCTTATTAGAAAAGTCTCAAAGAATTAA
- a CDS encoding RDD family protein — protein sequence MKSITKKRTKAILIDLAISKAVTACVEYFLRKKVKNEAFHALVTPTLVVLWSLEYAQLRKYGQTIGYKTMGLTLENQDGSELTSNQIIKRLAYRDTLSTLDYLKNRQAFEVQDGAILPHDQVSGTVVREV from the coding sequence ATGAAGTCCATTACGAAAAAACGTACAAAAGCGATTCTGATTGACCTTGCAATTTCAAAGGCTGTAACAGCATGTGTTGAGTATTTCTTGCGGAAAAAGGTGAAAAATGAAGCTTTTCATGCTCTAGTGACACCAACTCTCGTCGTCTTGTGGTCATTGGAATATGCACAGCTGCGTAAATATGGTCAGACAATCGGTTATAAAACAATGGGACTAACCCTAGAAAATCAAGATGGCTCAGAACTAACATCTAATCAAATCATTAAACGGTTGGCTTATCGAGATACTTTGAGTACGCTTGATTACTTAAAAAATCGGCAAGCGTTTGAAGTACAAGATGGGGCAATTCTTCCTCATGACCAGGTTTCGGGTACGGTTGTTAGAGAGGTTTAA
- a CDS encoding zf-HC2 domain-containing protein → MNKECAIVQDLLPLYEEELLQEETKRFVEEHLQSCPKCRHIAEQSQIPLPVQVKPGSSSKKMIRKITVRLTTIQIFFVAIAFILAMSTTIMNDNKTFILTYAILGTVTYLFYRSVLVAVLLAGVPNFIWNCLLYMTDWFGEVYAESFSEALQLSLFSLIVHLLFTFIGIVIGFCILKIMEEN, encoded by the coding sequence ATGAATAAAGAATGTGCCATTGTACAAGATTTATTGCCTTTATATGAAGAAGAGTTATTGCAGGAGGAAACCAAACGATTTGTTGAAGAGCATCTGCAAAGCTGCCCAAAATGCCGCCATATCGCAGAACAGTCACAAATTCCGCTGCCTGTACAAGTAAAGCCGGGGAGTTCTTCTAAAAAAATGATCCGGAAAATAACCGTGCGTTTGACAACGATACAGATTTTCTTTGTGGCCATTGCCTTTATATTAGCAATGAGCACCACCATTATGAATGACAACAAGACCTTTATCCTGACCTATGCCATTTTAGGGACCGTCACCTACCTGTTTTATCGTTCGGTTCTCGTTGCTGTATTGCTCGCTGGTGTACCGAACTTCATTTGGAATTGTCTGCTATATATGACAGATTGGTTCGGCGAAGTTTATGCTGAAAGTTTTTCTGAAGCTCTTCAATTATCGTTGTTTTCCTTAATTGTCCACCTGTTGTTTACATTTATCGGAATCGTCATCGGCTTTTGCATTCTTAAAATAATGGAGGAAAATTAA
- a CDS encoding RNA polymerase sigma factor — MNKLEDEYEEIQPKIYAFFYAKTGNRATSQDLCHDTFYEACKNIASFNGHSTLSTWMFSIANNLLKKYYRKNKYQQSLMEKLAIIPEAEIQSIEELTEVNEDTKMLLHHISKMEDAAREIVLLRIYGELSFAEIGVLIGKSENYARVTFHRLKLRIQKAMEVTL, encoded by the coding sequence ATGAATAAGCTTGAAGATGAATATGAAGAGATCCAACCGAAAATATATGCGTTTTTTTATGCCAAGACAGGAAATCGGGCGACCTCTCAGGATCTCTGTCACGATACCTTTTATGAAGCGTGTAAAAATATTGCATCTTTTAATGGCCATTCCACCTTGTCGACGTGGATGTTCTCAATTGCCAACAACTTATTAAAAAAGTATTACCGCAAAAATAAATATCAACAGAGCTTAATGGAAAAGCTCGCAATAATTCCGGAAGCTGAAATACAGTCAATAGAAGAGTTAACGGAAGTCAATGAAGATACAAAAATGCTGTTGCACCATATCTCGAAAATGGAGGATGCTGCGAGGGAAATTGTATTACTGCGCATATACGGCGAGCTGAGTTTTGCAGAAATCGGCGTGTTGATCGGTAAATCGGAAAACTACGCACGCGTAACTTTTCACCGGTTGAAATTAAGAATTCAAAAAGCGATGGAGGTGACTTTATGA
- a CDS encoding helix-turn-helix domain-containing protein, with the protein MMIANESALHNKKELRSLSNKGCIGGKKKYHTAATGKDKVIYERVVQLLSENKNIVDIHREVGISRNTIYTIKADL; encoded by the coding sequence ATGATGATCGCCAACGAATCCGCACTGCACAACAAGAAGGAATTGCGATCGCTAAGCAACAAGGGATGTATCGGGGGGAAGAAAAAATATCATACAGCTGCTACCGGAAAAGATAAAGTTATTTATGAACGGGTCGTCCAACTACTTTCTGAAAATAAGAACATCGTAGATATACATCGTGAAGTTGGCATTTCGAGGAATACAATTTATACGATAAAAGCAGATTTATAA
- a CDS encoding S-layer homology domain-containing protein produces the protein MKKFFAAVTAFLLACSFSLSEAAAGKQMFSDVPSSKHFAEAVNELAARNIIGGYPDGTFKPGNSITRGQAAAIIAKMIDLDTSDVKGQKFKDVPASHGFYKAIVKMAEEGIISGYPDGRFKPNEPIKRKNMAAILVKAFDLPRDADVKNPFKGEIGITNDVLIIYKLGITGGTSPTTFSPNESITRGQAAKMLAVTEQVMMKNAVTIEAGELGWDTIESINAGEVNPGIFRAVKVKGKKDGMQDQVQLFPVKEGKGGMVIGGRAREHDWKDQKYYVHVKKEGSELRLTLEKTNESLPTAVWINTKYKTVQNIALAKADGEKISDNVKIEKTEYNFTHIIIENPGEYIATVRFANGEEVQYSVTAFEMTDSLFYGTTSVEQGPADM, from the coding sequence ATGAAGAAGTTTTTTGCAGCAGTCACTGCGTTTTTACTGGCGTGCAGTTTTTCGTTGTCAGAGGCCGCTGCCGGTAAGCAAATGTTTTCTGATGTGCCATCGTCAAAGCATTTTGCGGAAGCGGTAAATGAATTGGCGGCGCGCAATATCATTGGGGGGTATCCGGACGGCACGTTTAAGCCGGGAAATTCGATTACGCGGGGACAGGCTGCGGCAATTATTGCGAAGATGATTGATCTGGATACGTCGGATGTAAAAGGACAGAAATTCAAAGATGTACCGGCCTCTCATGGATTTTATAAAGCAATTGTGAAGATGGCGGAAGAAGGAATTATTAGCGGTTATCCGGACGGTCGTTTCAAACCGAATGAGCCGATTAAGCGTAAAAATATGGCTGCGATTCTTGTGAAAGCATTTGATTTACCTCGTGATGCGGATGTGAAAAATCCGTTCAAAGGAGAAATCGGCATTACGAATGACGTACTTATTATTTACAAGCTCGGCATTACAGGAGGTACGTCTCCTACCACATTCAGTCCGAACGAGTCGATTACGAGAGGGCAGGCCGCAAAAATGCTTGCGGTGACGGAGCAGGTGATGATGAAAAATGCTGTGACGATAGAAGCGGGCGAATTAGGATGGGATACAATCGAATCAATTAATGCGGGAGAAGTGAATCCAGGTATATTCCGAGCAGTGAAAGTCAAAGGGAAAAAAGACGGAATGCAAGACCAAGTACAATTATTCCCGGTGAAAGAAGGGAAAGGCGGAATGGTCATCGGGGGAAGAGCAAGAGAACATGACTGGAAGGATCAAAAATATTATGTTCATGTAAAAAAAGAGGGCAGCGAACTGCGTTTGACATTAGAAAAGACGAATGAATCACTGCCGACAGCGGTATGGATCAATACGAAATATAAAACGGTACAAAATATAGCCCTTGCCAAGGCGGACGGAGAAAAAATCTCTGATAATGTAAAAATAGAAAAAACAGAATACAATTTTACACATATTATAATTGAAAATCCGGGTGAGTATATCGCAACGGTACGCTTTGCGAATGGAGAAGAGGTGCAGTACAGCGTGACAGCATTTGAAATGACCGACAGCTTGTTCTACGGGACGACATCGGTAGAACAAGGGCCGGCTGATATGTAG
- a CDS encoding DUF2268 domain-containing putative Zn-dependent protease (predicted Zn-dependent protease with a strongly conserved HExxH motif), with product MNIANKALVSFCILLLIFILSACEQTEQSYENTILENEQQNISYSFKNPNTGQEFNIIHAYLLYENYFATVKDNPDESPYKLYQQEIIKTIYEACFEDAELPVNALEWTPKESDFDSIENQIGSMNKDHLNEVFEESLVKSSGILSSDKKTTVCIFPENERFPSDMMTIGSGKIIVFYSKFDNSYKPGMSHEYHHSVWIRKHYTENYFLTGLDHLIMEGKAMMFETLVYPQLNSTYYIDERFNKEYWSKIEPYLESVAAREIHEMKMGGSNGLPSAYGYSEGYKMFRSYLNLHPNMTVEEWTSKSPEEIFEEGNYKANYE from the coding sequence ATGAATATCGCCAATAAAGCTTTAGTTTCATTTTGTATACTTCTATTAATTTTTATTTTATCAGCCTGTGAGCAAACTGAACAATCCTACGAAAATACAATTCTGGAAAATGAACAACAAAATATATCTTATTCTTTTAAAAACCCCAATACAGGGCAAGAATTTAATATAATTCATGCTTACTTGCTATATGAAAATTATTTTGCAACTGTTAAAGATAATCCAGATGAATCACCCTATAAATTATATCAACAGGAAATTATAAAAACTATATATGAAGCATGTTTTGAAGATGCAGAACTTCCTGTCAATGCACTTGAATGGACTCCAAAAGAAAGTGATTTTGATAGTATTGAGAATCAAATTGGATCAATGAATAAAGATCATTTAAATGAGGTATTTGAGGAATCACTTGTTAAATCCTCAGGCATACTTTCATCAGATAAGAAAACAACAGTATGTATATTTCCTGAAAATGAAAGATTTCCTTCTGACATGATGACAATCGGATCAGGGAAAATTATAGTCTTTTACAGTAAGTTTGATAATTCTTATAAACCAGGTATGTCCCATGAATATCATCATAGTGTTTGGATCAGAAAACATTATACTGAAAATTATTTTCTAACAGGATTAGACCATTTAATAATGGAAGGGAAGGCCATGATGTTTGAAACCTTAGTGTATCCCCAATTGAACAGTACTTATTATATTGACGAAAGATTTAACAAAGAATACTGGAGCAAGATTGAACCATATCTTGAGAGTGTTGCTGCCCGGGAGATTCATGAAATGAAGATGGGTGGCTCTAATGGTCTCCCTAGTGCTTATGGCTATAGTGAAGGATACAAAATGTTTAGATCTTACTTAAATCTGCATCCCAATATGACAGTCGAAGAATGGACTTCCAAAAGTCCGGAGGAAATATTTGAAGAAGGAAACTACAAAGCTAACTACGAGTAA